Genomic window (Thermofilaceae archaeon):
AGGGTAGGTCCAGATGGGCACGTAGAGGAGGACCATGTCCGGATCCCACTCAAGCAGCTCGCTAACCGCCGCCCTCACCTCGACGGTGCTCCTCGAAACACCCTTAGCCGCGCGGACATCAACGCTAAAGGAGGGGAGCGTTCCGGCTAAAGCGGCGGCTCGCTTAACCTCCTCCTCGCGCCAGGGAACCTCTTCGCGGGGGTCGCCGAGGGCTAGCAAGCCCACCTTCGGCACGAAACCGCGCATTCCTCTCACCCCTACCGGCTCTCCACGGATGTCGCCCTCAGGAGATCGGCGCCCTGCTCTCGGATAAGGGCTTCAACCTTCTCCCTCGAAACCCCCTCCGTCGTCCCGGGTGCCGTGCACGCGGCTGCACCCGCAGCTTGCCCAAGCAGCAGGAGCTGCGCGACATCGCTCCAGTCGCACCGAGCGAGCTCCTCCGAGCGCCAACCGCGCTCCAGTAAACCAAGGATAACGCCGGCACAGAAAGCGTCGCCGGCCCCCGTAGGATCGACGACCTCTACCCTGAAGGCCGGCTGCTTGAGCAGGAAGCGGCTGGTTGCCGCGAGAGCCCCCCTTTCACCCATCGTTACCAACGCTGTTTTCACGCCCATATCGTTCAGCCGTCGCGCTGCGCCAGCGGCGTTCCCCTCCCCGGTGAGTAACCTAGCCTCCGCGTCGTTGCAGTGGAGCACGTCGATGTACGGCATTGCGGGCACGAGGTAGTCCAGGCTCTTACCGCTTGAAGCAAGATCCGCGAAGGTCAACGACCCCGTGAGCTTAGCGGTCCTGAAGACCTCTCCAACCCTCTTATCGACTAGCTCGGTTATACCGCTGGCGAGGTAGAAGATGCGGGGTTTCTCTCTTTCGACGAGCTCCTCTATCAGCTCAGGCCGGAGCAGGTTGCTCGCTCCCAACTCCACGTGAAACCTCCGATCCTCACCCTTCACCACGAGGATCACGTTCTTGTTCGTGGGGGCTTTGACGCGCTCGATGAAGAGCCTCACCCCGTACGATGCGAGCACCCTCTCGATGAACTCCCCAAAGATGTCGTTTCCAACGGTCCCGCACACACCCACGCTGTCCGGCTCCAAGCCGAGCTTCACCAGGTCGATAGCCACGTTTGCCGGGTGCCCTCCCACGGAGAGGACAATCCCTCGAGGGGCGACAACGACCTCGCCCGGAGCGGCGATCCTCTCGAGGCCTGCAACCACGATGTCAGCGACTAGGAAGCCGCACGCGAGAACATCCATCGGGAAAGCAGAGGATGCATGCTTAAATCCGTGCTCCTATCGAGCTGAGCGAGTGATGACCCCCTGACAGGCGGACCCGTGAAGACGCTACTCCCCTCACTGATCCCCTGCTTCTTCCCCTGACAGATCAAGCCTCCTGCCGCCGCTGTCGGGCTCGGCGAACTGGATGAGCATGGGAGTGGCGAGCAGGTCTCCAAGCTCCTTTTGCAGGAGCACCATCGCTGAGCTCCGGAAAACCGCAGGGAAGACCGGGTGCTCGGGCTTAATCCAGAGCTCGTAGACGACGCCGTAGTTGGAGAG
Coding sequences:
- a CDS encoding carbohydrate kinase family protein codes for the protein MDVLACGFLVADIVVAGLERIAAPGEVVVAPRGIVLSVGGHPANVAIDLVKLGLEPDSVGVCGTVGNDIFGEFIERVLASYGVRLFIERVKAPTNKNVILVVKGEDRRFHVELGASNLLRPELIEELVEREKPRIFYLASGITELVDKRVGEVFRTAKLTGSLTFADLASSGKSLDYLVPAMPYIDVLHCNDAEARLLTGEGNAAGAARRLNDMGVKTALVTMGERGALAATSRFLLKQPAFRVEVVDPTGAGDAFCAGVILGLLERGWRSEELARCDWSDVAQLLLLGQAAGAAACTAPGTTEGVSREKVEALIREQGADLLRATSVESR